Genomic segment of Gloeocapsa sp. PCC 7428:
CGTCCCCTGTATTTTTTTACGGCGGTTCGCCAGGAGTCGCCGCCAAAGCCGCCAAAACTTGGCAACAGCGATCGCCGCATCTCCAAATCGTTGGGACTGAACATGGCTACTTGTCACCCATCGAATCCGAAAAATTAGCGCAAACGTTACAAAAGCTACAACCAAAATTAATTTTGGTAGGATTGGGAGTCCCGCGTCAAGAATTATGGATTACACAAAATCGCCACTTGTGTCCCCAAGCAACTTGGATTGGAATTGGCGGTAGCTTTGATATTTGGGCAGGTGTCAAATCGAGAGCACCAGCTTGGTTAGGCGATAATCATTTAGAGTGGTTGTATCGCCTGTATCAAGAACCTTGGCGTTGGCGACGCATGTCGGCTTTACCGAAGTTTGCTGGCAAAGCCTTAGTTCATCGGCTAACACAGATATAGGATTGCACGCTCTAGAGTAACGAGTGATATTAAATCCGGTTGATGAGCGATGATAAAAGTGGTGATTAGTAACTAGTGATGAGTGACTAGGAACTTGCCAAAGTGCCACTAGCCACTAACTACTAATAACCTCTACACCTTTTTGCAATGCGGTTCTGCCAAAAGAGAAGCGTTGACCGCGATAATCTTTCGCAGGGATGACGTAGCAAACTAGCGCGTAGCGGGTACTCTTGTCTTGCTGGTGCCATCCTTTATGTACTATTTGTTGATTAGATATGATCATGGTTCCTGCTTTAGCCAATAGCGGTACACCTTGGCGATCGCTATATAGAAGTTGAATATCTTCTTTGTAGTTGCGGCTATGTTTTGAACCGTATAGTACTTGCTTTATCCAACCATAGAAATAATTGATGATTCTTCGGTATGTATGTCGATGCGAACCTGGTATCACCGTATACGGTCCATTACCACACTCGTTGACATCAGTGAGATAAATAAAGACTTTGTATACTGTTTTTGTCACAGTATCAGTATGATATCCGCGTTTGGAGTTTGTATCTGGATTATCAATTTTGATTGAGATATTGCGCAACACAACACGTTCACCAATACGCGCTTCAAAAATGTCTTCAATGATGTGTGAATTGAATAATTGTGCGAGTTGATCGTCAATCTCTTGGGCATTCATAATCTGTTGAACGTCCAAGTCTACATCATGAATATCTTTTCGACAAAGTAAATAGCAATCTCCAGCAATGACATAGCTTTGATTATTGATATAAGAATCCGCAACCTTGATTAAGCGATCGCATTCTTGCTTATCCAAAAAATCCGGAATCACCTCATAGCCTTGCTCAGTAAACAAATTCTGCGGTTGACGTTGATATTCTTTGCGGTCATTAATAATTCCTATTATCTCTGGCTTAAAAACCGCTAATTCTCGCCGAAGACGTTGATTAAATTGTTTAAAGCGTCTAAGCATTGGAGCAGAAGTTGATGATTTTTTGTAACATTATGCTAAATTTTATACTTATGTAAGTTTTTTTGCAATTATACGTAAGCACGTAGTTTACTTGGTCAGTTTTCAGTAGAAACAGCGCAATTGAGTGAAATCGCAGTGTTGATAATTTAATATTTTTACATATAGAGGCGAGGAATATATAAAGTGTAGCTATGAACAATTTCCGTATTTATCGCTTTAGCTGATAAATATTAGCTAGCAGTTAAAAGTTATGACGAAAAATCAACTTGTCGAGGATGTGACTGAATGCAAGAATTATCTACGCCCTGCCATTTTGCTCAGAATTACTGAATTGGCTACATTCGCGAGTAGGATATATTACCTTATTTTAAATATTCAACTAGAGAAATTACTAGCAAAGCCATCCATATAAAAGGAATAAAGGACGCATCCTCAACAAACAGCATCACGCGTTTCAAATGAGTCAGTATATTTTTGACAAAAACTTGAACAAACTCAATCAGTGCAGATAAGAGGACAAGGCACACTTCAACTAAACAAATCAAGTCTCCAGGTGCATCCTGCAAGTCAACAAAGGCTATAAACCCCTCTCTCAAGCCTGAAAAAGGGGT
This window contains:
- a CDS encoding phytanoyl-CoA dioxygenase family protein; protein product: MLRRFKQFNQRLRRELAVFKPEIIGIINDRKEYQRQPQNLFTEQGYEVIPDFLDKQECDRLIKVADSYINNQSYVIAGDCYLLCRKDIHDVDLDVQQIMNAQEIDDQLAQLFNSHIIEDIFEARIGERVVLRNISIKIDNPDTNSKRGYHTDTVTKTVYKVFIYLTDVNECGNGPYTVIPGSHRHTYRRIINYFYGWIKQVLYGSKHSRNYKEDIQLLYSDRQGVPLLAKAGTMIISNQQIVHKGWHQQDKSTRYALVCYVIPAKDYRGQRFSFGRTALQKGVEVISS
- a CDS encoding WecB/TagA/CpsF family glycosyltransferase; protein product: MSEAALLDSVLGLPVHLMDDYITWLRSRLEQGIGTHVITLNAEMTIQAEQHTALAHAIQQAELVIPDGAGIVLYMLLRGKRIQRCPGIELAELLLHNLGQTPNSSPVFFYGGSPGVAAKAAKTWQQRSPHLQIVGTEHGYLSPIESEKLAQTLQKLQPKLILVGLGVPRQELWITQNRHLCPQATWIGIGGSFDIWAGVKSRAPAWLGDNHLEWLYRLYQEPWRWRRMSALPKFAGKALVHRLTQI